In Tachypleus tridentatus isolate NWPU-2018 chromosome 7, ASM421037v1, whole genome shotgun sequence, a genomic segment contains:
- the LOC143257856 gene encoding uncharacterized protein LOC143257856, whose product CGHTGTGGFGTDEISGGGFGVGGKFGTGGLGAGGQFGTGKYGTGGQFGTGGFGADGQFGTGGFGADGQFGTGGFGGWEVWHWRISSKWTLWCWRRTSKRIHGGGRGGGRYGQQPVYPSIPTPHSFSYVAPADGGFSARQEVGDGYGQVRGTYKLSDPDGRFRKVQYTAGPQGFQAQVYTNEPGTKSESPADVNFQSSAPVPPPYYPPRQRPGYGTPGGGRGYPNTLFQLVDLGSNLINSEVNVKEMFLCILLLS is encoded by the exons TGCGGACACACTGGTACTGGAGGATTTGGGACAGATGAGATAAGTGGTGGAGGATTTGGAGTTGGTGGAAAGTTTGGTACTGGAGGTTTAGGAGCTGGTGGACAGTTTGGCACTGGAAAATATGGAACTGGTGGACAGTTTGGCACTGGAGGATTTGGAGCTGATGGACAGTTTGGCACTGGAGGATTTGGAGCTGATGGACAGTTTGGCACTGGAGGATTTGGAGGGTGGGAAGTTTGGCACTGGAGGATTAGCAGTAAGTGGACTCTTTGGTGCTGGAGGCGGACCAGCAAACGGATTCATGGTGGTGGACGAGGAGGA GGACGTTACGGCCAACAACCAGTTTACCCCTCAATCCCCACACCCCACTCATTTAGCTACGTTGCACCCGCCGACGGGGGTTTTAGTGCACGGCAAGAGGTTGGAGATGGATATGGTCAAGTAAGAGGAACTTACAAGCTTTCTGACCCAGATGGACGGTTTAGGAAAGTTCAATACACTGCTGGTCCTCAAGGATTCCAAGCTCAAGTATACACCAACGAACCAGGTACCAAGAGTGAAAGTCCTGCTGACGTTAATTTCCAGTCCTCTGCTCCCGTTCCACCTCCTTATTACCCACCTAGGCAACGCCCTGGATACGGTACCCCTGGTGGTGGTCGTGGTTATCCAAACACCCTGTTCCAGCTGGTAGACCTTGGCAGTAACTTGATCAATTCTGAAGTCAACGTTAAGgaaatgtttttgtgtattttattgctTAGCTAA